The sequence CACCCAGCGCCCGCTCCCGCTTCGCCAGCGCGTCCCACAACTCGGGCGCGTCCGGGTGCAACGTCACCGCGGCTCGCAGGAGGCCTCGCGCTACCTTGGGGGAACGCGTGTCCAGCAGCCGCCTCAGGAAGCCCGCGGGCGACAGCACCAGCGACCCTTCTGGCGTTTCGAATGCCTCGCGCACGTGCGGAATCGCTTCCGGCTCCCGGTCCGCCTCCATCAACCCCACCGCTTGCGCCAGGTGCGCGTCCATCGACTCCGGATGCAGCTCCGTGGCTCGCTCCAGCCAGCGCATCCGGTCCGCGGGCTTCCGCTTCGCCCGGTCCGCCAGCGTCAGCATTTCATCCGTGTAGTCCGGCCGCACCTCGGGGGCCCGCACCGCCGCTTCCTTCAGCGCGGGCCACAGCCGCTCCGGGTCCTTCGCCGCTTCCAGCCGGGAACGCCGCAGCGCCGGCACCTCCGCGCGCTTCCAGCCCGCGACGAAGCGGGCCACGTCGCCGCGCACCGTCGGGCTGAAGCGCTCCGCCTCCGGACACTTCAGCGTCTCGCACGCGGCCAGGTAGTCCGCGAAGAAGCCCGCCGCGCCCTGCGTCCGGTACGCTCGCAGCCGCTCCGCACCCATCGCCTTCTCCACCGTGGCCGCCATGTGCGCGCCCACGCGGATGAAGAGCGACTCCGCGCGCGGCTCGTGCGCGCCGCGGATCCGCTCCATCGCGCCCCGGCCGTCCCTGGCGATGGCCGCCCGGTCGAAGAGCGCCGACACCTTCGTGAACGCCTCCGACAGGTCCGTCTCCGGCGGCAGCGTGCCCGGGCCGCGCGTGGCCCAGTCGTGGTACGCGAGCCCGTAGCTCGCCAGCCGGCCCATGCCTTCGTAGACGACCGCATCCACGGGGTCCGTGAAGTGGCCGCTCCGGCCCGGCGCGCCCTCGTCCAGCACCGTCTCCATCAACCGCAGGGACAGCCGGCGCAGCCGCTTCGCCTCGTCCTCCACGTTGGTGGCCAGCGCGATGGCCGTGTCCTCCGCCGGCAAAATCACCAGCAGCGTCGTCGTCTCCGGCTGCCCACCCGCGTGCGCCACGATGTAGTGGCCCCGCAGCGGATAGGTCGCGAAGCCCATGCCATAATCAGTGATGTGCCCGTCGCGCGTGACCATGGTCGCCTGCATGCGGCCCATCGTCTCGCGCGTCACCAGCGAGTGGTCCAACACCGCGCGAGCGAAGCCCAGCAGGTCCTCCACCGTCGCGCGCGTGCCTCCGCCACCGAAGCGGCTGGTGACGTCCAGGAAGCGCGACGGCTTCAGCGCGGCGCCCGCCACGCGGTAGCCCACCGCCTGCTGCGCGTCGCGCGTGCTGATTTCATCCACGTCCGCGTGGCTCATGTTCGCGGGCCCGAAGACGTGGTCGCGCATGTACTCGCGATAGGACTGGCCGGAGGCGGTCTCCACCGCCGCGCCCAGCAGGTTGAAGCCCCAGGTCGTGTAGAGGTAGCGCGTGCCCGGCTCCGACATGAGCGGCCGGTCCGCGAACATCGCGATGGCCTCCTTCGTCGTCACCGGCTTCGTGTTGTTGCCGGCGCTCGGGCTGTCGTAGGTGGGCACGCCGCCCAGGTGGCCCAGGAGCTGCCGCACCGTCACCGGCCACTGCTTCACCGGGTACTCGGGCACCAGCGTGTGGATGTCCGCGTCCAGGTCCAGCTTGCCCGCCTGCACCAACTGCATCACGGCCACCGCCGTGAAGGACTTGGTGATGGACGCCATGCGGTACGTCGTACGCACCGTGGCCGGCAGCTTCTTCGCCAGGTCGCGGTAGCCGTAGCCGTTCATCCACCGCTGGCCGCCCCGCATCACGCCCACGGACAGGCCCGCCGTGGGGCCCTGCTTCAGGTCCGCGCGCACCAGCGCGTCCAGCGTGCGCTGCACCTCCGGCGGGAACTCGGTGGACTTCGGCTCCGGCGCGACCTTCGCGCCGGACTCCGGCGGGGTCGCGGGCTTCGCGGCGGGCTCGGTCGGCGCGGCCTCTGGCTTCGACGCGGCGGATCCGCTCGATGCGGGCGCCTGCGTCGCGACGGGCACCTGCGCGAACGCGGGCCCTGCTTCCAACAACAGACACAGCGCGACGAAGAGCCGCTTCATGGCACTGCCTCCGCGGTCTGGCCGCTTCCACTGCCCACCGGTGCATCCTCTCTCGAGGTCGTGAGCGCCGGCGCGGGCACCGCGCCCTCGTTCACCCAGCCCGCCAGCAGCGCGTCCGCGACCAGCTGTCCCAACAGGTCCAGCCCCTGACCGCGCGGATGCACCAGGTCCTCGTGCATGAACCCCGCCTGCTGGAAGCGCGCGAGCGAACCCGCTCCGCCCATCGCCGTGTAGAGGTTGAAGAAGCCGCAGCCCTCGGCGAGCGCCACCTCGCGCTCGGCCTGGATGGCGGCCTCCAGGAACGGCCGCTGCTTCAACGGCTTGCCCTTCGCGTGGCCGTCCTGCACCGCGTCCATCGGGCCCACCACCATGCACGCGCTGCCGGGCGCGGCGGCCCGGGCGCGGCGCAGGAGCGTGGCCAGGTCCTGCCTCACGGTGGGCAGGTCCGTGCGCTTCCACTCCAGGCGCTTGGACTCATTGCCGCCCAGGAAGAAGAGCAGCAGCTTCGGGTCGCGCTGCTGAAGCTGCGCCTTCAGCGCGTCCTCCTCCAGCCGGGCGTACAGCGTGGCATCCGCGGACGGCACGCCGAGCATGTCCAGCACGATGCCCGGCGCGTCCTTCTGGAGCACCACGCCCTGCACGATGGCGCCCTTGCCCTCCGCGGTGACGTCCAGCCACTTCGCGCCCTGGGGCAGGTCGAAGGACGTGGTGCGGCTGGCACCGTCCTCCTGGGGCTCCGTGCGCGCGAGCACGCTGCCGTCCACGGACACGACGAGGCGGCCCGCGCCCTTCACGTCCTTCCACCACAGCGTCCCGCGCGGCTCGCCGTCCAGCTTGAAGCGGCCCCGGGCGCGGTTCTCGGTGGCCACGTGGTACACGCCGGTGATGCCGAACGGGTGTGGCGGCGCTCGCAGCTCGCCCAGCGTGCGCGGCTGCCAGCCGTTGCTCACGGCGGCCGTGCGCGACCGTCCACCGTAGGGCGCCATGCGGTCCACCAGCAGCGCGCCCCGGCCCGCGTGGCCGAAGCCCGCCGACAGCTCGTCGCGGACCACGTCCACGATGCGGTCCCCCGCGATGAGCGAGTTGCCGAACGCGGCGACGACCGTGGGCGTCTTCGACGTGCCCTCCCGCAGCCCGTCCAGCGCGCGGAAGAACGGCGTCAGCGCGGACCGCTCGCAGCCGGTGCCGCTCGGCTCGACGCACGGATCCTCCACCGTGCCGCCCGGTGCCTGGAGCCGCGTGGCCAGCGCGTGCAGGTGTCCGGCGCGCTCGGTGGTGGGCGGCAGGGCGCGGAACGCGGAGCGCCCCGTGCTCCGAACCGGCGCGGGCATGCTCGTCGAAGCAGGCACCACCGTGGGAGCAGCGGCCGCCGTCTGCGCACTCGCGGCCTCTCCCGTGGCGGGTCGCGCGGCACTCGCCTCTGGCGGCGGGACGGCGTCCGTCGCGGGAGGCGTCGTCATGGGAAACCGGTGAGGGGGTGTGCGGGACTCGCACCCGGGGAGCAGCGCCCCCGCCAGGACAGCGAGCAACCCCGCCCGCCGGAGCCCCCGCGAGACGTCGGGAACCTTCATGTGGCCCGCGAGCGTAAACGAAAGCCCGGGGGCGCGCATGTTCTGGACCCCACGCTTGGCCGCCTTGCGGGCCGCCCCGCCGTGGCATCCCGGACATCGCATCCGTCCTTCATCACACGCCCTGCCCGGACGCCCGGCGGGAAGGCCGGTTTTTCCCGCGCCCCAGCGCAAATGCAGGGTCCGGCCGCGAACATGGTCCCTTCACATGTCGCGGTATGCCCCCAAATTATCCGCCGCGAATATGGGCAAGAACCGGCTCACAACGTGGACGAAGCTCCACCGGCGATTTGGCGACCACGTGCGCCGCATGCGCAACAGCCGCTCGCTCACGCAAGAGGCGCTCGCGGAGCGCAGCGACCTGTCCGTGGACGCCATCCGCCGCATCGAGCGGGGCGCCTTCTCTCCGTCACTCGACACGCTGGGCAAGCTGTCCGTGGGCCTGGACGTGTCACTGAAGACCCTCTTCCACTCCTTCGACCTGGAGCGCACCGACGGCGTGGCGGAGATCTGCGACTTCCTCGCGTGCCGCTCCGGCTCCGAGCTGAAGCTCGCGTGGCGCGTGCTCCAGGCCATGTTCGACGAGCGCTGAAAAAGCGCGCTCCCGTGCCGGTCGCACCCGGCAGATGTTCCCTGTCACCCCGGCCGCGTTTGCCCTATGCGTCGGGGCTCATGAGCCGCGCGCCTCCCACCCTCCTCCTCGTCGAGGACGACAGCGACCTGCGCGACGCGCTCGTGGAGATCCTCCACGCGGAAGGGCACACCGTCGTCGCCACGGCGACCGGTGACGAGGCCCTCGCGTGGCTTTCAGCGCACCCCATCCCCGCGCTGGTGCTCGTGGACATGTGGACGCCGCGCAAGGACAGCTGGCGGCTGCTGGACGCCCTGCACGGGCAGCCGCGCCTGGCGGACGTGCCCGTCATGGCCATCAGCTCCAGCGAGGAGCGCCACCCCGCCATCCGCGAGGTGCTCTCCAAGCCCTTCGACCGCGACGCCCTGCTCGCCGGGGTGCGCCGGTTCGTGCACGCCCTGCACTGAAGACGGCAGCGCTCAGCCGCCGCGTGACAGCCGCCCCGCGACACCGGGGTCCAGCTTGAACGAGTCGAAGAAGCGGTCCGCGTCCCGCGGCGCGCGCCCCTCCGGGTGCAGCAGCAGTTGCTGGTACAGGCGCGGGCCCACCATGAAGAAGCGGCCGCGGAGGCGGCGCGGACCGGACAGTCCCCCCACCTCCTGGCCCGGGAAGCCGCCCTCCATCTGCAGCGGCTTCGCGCTGATGGCCGTCGCGCCCAGGGCCTCCAGCGCGCCCTGGCTGGCGCGGTCCACCACGTCGCGCGGGCTCACCTGCGCCACGGCCGTGGGCGGGAAGTCCGTATAGGAGACGTAGTAGGCGGTGTCGTCCTGCGTGCGCGCGGCGATGAACGTGTGCAGCGTCACCTCGCCCACGTCCGTGGGCTGCACGCGCCGCTCCTCGGTGACGGGGCCGGGGAACGTCACGCTGAAGCCCCCTTCCGGGGACCGCACGACGGAGGACGGGGTCTCGCGCACGGGCTCGGCGGCGGACACGGGGGGCTCGGTCTGGGTGCGCCCCGCGCACCCGGCCAGCACCAGCAGGGCGGCCAGCGGCACGGCCCGTGGGGAACGCTTCATCATCCAGACGGCTCCTGACATGGAGCCGCAAGGTACGCCCTGCCCTGCCCGGGCGCATCCCTTCGCGTCACCCGGGCACGCTTCAGGCAACGGTTGCCTCCGCCCTCAGTGCATCACGCCGGCGGGCTCCTCGTCGTCGGAGGGAGCGGGCGGCTCCGGCGGGCCGGCGGAGGAGGACACCCGGGCCAGGTGGACGCGGAACACGGAGCCCTGGCCGGGCTGGCTCTCCACTTCAATGCGGCCGCCGTGCGCTTCGATGATCCGCCGCGACACCGA comes from Corallococcus macrosporus and encodes:
- a CDS encoding response regulator, with the protein product MSRAPPTLLLVEDDSDLRDALVEILHAEGHTVVATATGDEALAWLSAHPIPALVLVDMWTPRKDSWRLLDALHGQPRLADVPVMAISSSEERHPAIREVLSKPFDRDALLAGVRRFVHALH
- a CDS encoding GDSL-type esterase/lipase family protein, whose translation is MTTPPATDAVPPPEASAARPATGEAASAQTAAAAPTVVPASTSMPAPVRSTGRSAFRALPPTTERAGHLHALATRLQAPGGTVEDPCVEPSGTGCERSALTPFFRALDGLREGTSKTPTVVAAFGNSLIAGDRIVDVVRDELSAGFGHAGRGALLVDRMAPYGGRSRTAAVSNGWQPRTLGELRAPPHPFGITGVYHVATENRARGRFKLDGEPRGTLWWKDVKGAGRLVVSVDGSVLARTEPQEDGASRTTSFDLPQGAKWLDVTAEGKGAIVQGVVLQKDAPGIVLDMLGVPSADATLYARLEEDALKAQLQQRDPKLLLFFLGGNESKRLEWKRTDLPTVRQDLATLLRRARAAAPGSACMVVGPMDAVQDGHAKGKPLKQRPFLEAAIQAEREVALAEGCGFFNLYTAMGGAGSLARFQQAGFMHEDLVHPRGQGLDLLGQLVADALLAGWVNEGAVPAPALTTSREDAPVGSGSGQTAEAVP
- a CDS encoding serine hydrolase domain-containing protein, which codes for MKRLFVALCLLLEAGPAFAQVPVATQAPASSGSAASKPEAAPTEPAAKPATPPESGAKVAPEPKSTEFPPEVQRTLDALVRADLKQGPTAGLSVGVMRGGQRWMNGYGYRDLAKKLPATVRTTYRMASITKSFTAVAVMQLVQAGKLDLDADIHTLVPEYPVKQWPVTVRQLLGHLGGVPTYDSPSAGNNTKPVTTKEAIAMFADRPLMSEPGTRYLYTTWGFNLLGAAVETASGQSYREYMRDHVFGPANMSHADVDEISTRDAQQAVGYRVAGAALKPSRFLDVTSRFGGGGTRATVEDLLGFARAVLDHSLVTRETMGRMQATMVTRDGHITDYGMGFATYPLRGHYIVAHAGGQPETTTLLVILPAEDTAIALATNVEDEAKRLRRLSLRLMETVLDEGAPGRSGHFTDPVDAVVYEGMGRLASYGLAYHDWATRGPGTLPPETDLSEAFTKVSALFDRAAIARDGRGAMERIRGAHEPRAESLFIRVGAHMAATVEKAMGAERLRAYRTQGAAGFFADYLAACETLKCPEAERFSPTVRGDVARFVAGWKRAEVPALRRSRLEAAKDPERLWPALKEAAVRAPEVRPDYTDEMLTLADRAKRKPADRMRWLERATELHPESMDAHLAQAVGLMEADREPEAIPHVREAFETPEGSLVLSPAGFLRRLLDTRSPKVARGLLRAAVTLHPDAPELWDALAKRERALGDAGAAKTAVAQAKRARQARAAQEARAPRAPGAVAPAQDKAGSTSPTVPVDPETAPEP
- a CDS encoding helix-turn-helix domain-containing protein, whose protein sequence is MGKNRLTTWTKLHRRFGDHVRRMRNSRSLTQEALAERSDLSVDAIRRIERGAFSPSLDTLGKLSVGLDVSLKTLFHSFDLERTDGVAEICDFLACRSGSELKLAWRVLQAMFDER